The window TAATCATTAAACAGAAGGATACCAATGAATAATTTAAAAATTGACTTAGGCTGCGGAGCTTGTAAAAAGGAAGGAACGATTGGTGTTGATATTGAACCTCATTCCTGTGTTGATTATGTATTAAATATTCAAAACGAAGCGCTACCTTTTCCTGATCGTAGTGTTCAATATGTTCATTCATCTCACTTCTTAGAACATATTGATAATCCAATGCCACTGTTCCAAGAACTAGGGCGTGTTTGTCAAAATGGTGCTGAATTAGAATTCTGGACTCCTTATGGTTGGTCTAATCCGGCTTTTATTCTCAGTCATAAAATATTCTACAATGAAGATCATTACCTTCACCTCTGTGTCTGGTATAAAGATTTCTGGAAAGATTTTCTTAAAGCAAATTGGGTACTCAAGGAATTTATTTATATTGTAGAGCCTCAAGTACTAACAGAGCTTTATAGTAATAAAATTAGTCTGGACTTTGCACTCAAATACTATAAAGGCGTTGTCAAAGAGTTTGGCGTATCTATCGAAATACGTCATGATGACGATGGAGCTGTTTGCCAGCCCAAGCGAACATTTGCTGTTGAACGTTATGCCCAACGATATCCTGTTAATGTTAATTCATTACAACCCAATGACTATCTCGACGGTGATTATTTAAATAAGGCGATCGAATGGTTTTCATTAGGAACACAGCAAACCGAAAGTCTAGAAAGTCTGCAAAGTCTGGAACTATTAAGGGGACAGCTTCTAAAAGCTCAGGCAGAGTTGGAGCAAGCTGAGGCTACCATTTCGGCGATGGAAACCAGTAAATTTTGGAAGCTGCGAAAAGCCTGGTTTGAAGTCAAAAAAGCTTTAAATATGAAATCCACATAGGTCGATAAAAAGCAAATTCTATTATATTGAAGGCCGAAAATGTGCTTAAAATTTTTCACAAAAAATAACTAAAAAAACAATGATTACACGCCAAGATTATCAAGCCAATCGGTTGAAGTTTTTGAAAACATGGGTGGATCTAAAGGAGTCAGAAGGATTAGAGATAGGATCTTGCGATCTACCCACTGTGCCAAGAAAAATAGGCAACTGTGAATTCGCAGATTTTCGTTCTGCTGAAGAGATGATTCGTCTTTGGAACCTGCCTCCTGAGACAGTTATGCCAGTCACGTATATTCTTAAAAGAGATACCAAAATCCATCTACAAATTGCTAAAAAATTTGATTATGTGGTTCTCTGCCATGTAATTGAGCATATTCCTAACCCGATCGGATATATCGAAGATTTGCAGAAGTTGTTAAAGCCTGGTGGAACAATTTTAATTGCCTGCCCAGATAAGAGAAGAACCCCAGATGCTTCAAGACCTTCAACAACCATAGAACATTTAATTAATGATTATTACAATGACTTCAACTATCCCTCATTAGAGCATATTTTAGAATTCGCCAAGGCTTGGTCTGATGAAATTAGACAAAAAAGTTTAGAATCAGCCACAGAGTTTTATGAGTGGGGTCGCCAGAATTTTGAGTCTGGTCTAGCAGATGCACATTGTCATGTTTGGATAGATGAAGAATTCTTTACTCAAATTCAGTATTTAATAGATGGGAAGCTGCTGGAAGGCTTAAAAATCATTGATAAATCCTATAATGAACCCCTCTACAATGAGTTTTTAATTGCCCTCAAAGCTGTGGAATCGCAACCATTTGCATTGACTGTTGAGTCTGAATCTGAAACTCTGGCACAAGTGCGATCGCAGTTACAAAAGACGCAGCAAGCGTTACATCAAGCCCAAGCAACGATTGCGGCTATGGAAAGCAGCAAATTTTGGAAGTTACGATTAGTCTGGCTTAAATTCAAAAAAATATTGACTTTGGCAACGCTTTATCTGATTTCAAGGAAAAAACATAAGATTTTGAGAGCCTAATCTTTTGGAGCCAGAAAAATTAGTAATTCAGTGTCAATATCAGATTGCCGCTTACATTACGGCTTACGAAGATTCAGAAGCGGTAAAGCAATGCATTCACGCAATCAATCGCCAAGATTTTCCCATACAGAAAATTTTGATTGTTGATAACTCACAGCAAAAATTAGTTATTGATGAAAAAAGTATTTTTGAGAATGTAATTGTTAAATTTTATCCTGAAAACATTGGAATCTCTGGAGGTTTAGCTATTGCTTTTGCCTGGGCAATCCAGGGAGGCTATGACTTCTTGTGGATATTTGACCAAGATAGTGTAGTGGAAGATGATTGTTTAACTAAACTATTGTTGGCTTATGAAAGTTTGAATAGTTCAGAGTATTTAATTGGGATTATTGGACCGACAGCAATTGATCCCAGAAGCCATCAAATTATTGAAGGGGCTGTATTTGAGGATGGTTGCTTCAAAGGTCGCAAACCCCCTGAAACAGAACAACCCTATGAATGTGATTCTCCGATTACTTCCGGGTCTTTAACATCCCTTACGGCAGCTCAAACAGTTTCTTTACCCCGTACCGACCTGTTTATTGATGGAATTGACCTTGATTACGGGCTGAGACTAAGGCAACAAGGATTTCATAACTTGATTGTTCCTAAAGCAAGAATGTACCATAACTTTGGTAAGCCAATTCAAGTAGAAGTATTTGGCAGAGAACGGCTCATCCACAACTACTCTCCTCTCCGGTACTACTATATCTTCAGAAATCACACTTATCTAGATATTCACTATTCTCAAGGATGGTATCGCTTCATCAATTATTGGCGACGAGTGAATTACTTGAGCCGTACAATTGCTTTGATTTTGCTGTGTATACCTGAAGATAAAGCTTTAAAAATCTGGGCTTGTTTGTTAGGGCTAATCCACGGCTTTACGGGTAAGCTTGGTAAAACTTGGTAGTTAGAAGTCACGACTTAAAGGAGGGAAACTTGAACGACATTGAATTAATAGAGCAAGAGAAAAGAAAAATTATTGAGCGCTACGGCCAATGGACATCTCATAAAATTTACCTCGGACAGGAGCTTTACACCATTGACGAACAACAAGAGGTTCAAGATGAGTTAAAAAAAAGCATCCTAACTCAGACTGAAACCCGATTGAAAAGCATCTTTCAAACAATCTCTGATTTGCTTGATCGCCCCCTACAGAGCCTGCGGATTTTAGACTTAGCTAGTCTTGAGGGAATTTATGCCATAGAACCGGCTCGTTATGGAGCTAAGGCAGTAGGCATAGAAGTTCGAGAAGCAAACATTGAGAAAGCAAAGTTTGTCAAACGAATACTGGGTTTAGAAAATCTTGAACTTTTTCAGGATGATGTCCGGAATTTAAGTAAAGAAAAATATGGCTCTTTCGATGTAGTTTTGTGTATCGGTATCTTTTACCATCTCGATACTCCCGACGTTCTTCACTTCATGGAAAAGATAGCCGAAGTTTGTGAAGGGTTGTTAATTCTAGATACGCACATCAGCTTCACTCAGGAAAAATCTTGCTCTTATCAAGGAAAGACCTACTGGGGAAAATCTTATTTAGAGCATTCTTCAGTGTCTACGCTCGAAGAACGGGCAAAAGTGCTGTGGTCATCTATTGATAATCTTGAAAGTTTTTGGTTCACTCGTCCCTCTCTATATAACTTGCTCACCCAAGTCGGATTTACTTCGATCTTCGAGTGCCAAGAGATGAAGAAGATGTATGAAGTTCATAAGGTCTATGACCGGATTACCCTTGTGGCAGTAAAAGGACAGCAACAGACTTTAGAACTATCTTCACTAACTAATGTATCACCACAAGAAGATTGGCCTGAAAAGCTCCATTTGGAAAGTTTCTATAAGCAACTGCCTCCACTTCAACAAGCTCAAGAGGAAATTGCTACTCTGCGATCGCACTTAGAGCAAACTCAAACAGAAATGGCTACTCTACGATCGCAACTCCAACAAACTCAAACAGAAACTCTTGTCATGCGATCGCACTTAGAGCAAGCTCAAGCAGAAATTGCTGCCATGAAGACTAGTAAATTCTGGAAGTTACGGACAGCTTGGTTTGGGGTCAAAAAAATGATGGGGATGAAAACCGATGATTAGATAGCAAGGGCTTACCTAAGTGCGATCATATAGGAACTAGAAACAGAGTAAAGCCTAGCTGTTGTAGCTGGGCTTTAATAAAGCAAGAGCTGTGAACACGCCTTCATAAGGCGTGCCGTAACAGATTCTGCTACCTCAGGAATTATGCACAAGCACCATATACTGTAGGGGCAAATTGGTCATTCGGCCCTACCCATGGCGGTTAAAGGGTAAATTTGCGTAAGTCCTGTACCTTTTTCTATGCAAAGGTTAGTACAACAGTGGAGCCAGCAAATATAAACGCTGCTGCTGAGTCTTCCACAACCGCAATTGTGTCACCCCGGAAGAGAATTTCGGTATCAAGAGCAGAGGTTCCAGAGAAATCCCCAATCTGGAGAGTGTAATCGTTCAGATTTCCAGTTACTTGAATGATATCCTCTCCAAATACCCAATCCTTAATCGTGGCATAGCCAAGTCCCAAGAAGTCTACGAATCCCGCCTGTCCCAATACGAAAGTATCAGTCCCAAATCCACCTCTGTAGACGTCATAACCTCCTATGCCAATCAAACGATCATTACCATTACCACCAATAAGAGTGTCACTGCCGTAACCTCCCCAGAGAGTGTCATTGCCGTTACCACCCTCAAGATAGTCGTCACTGAAGTTGAAAGCATTTACAGTGCCACCACCTATAAAATCATCTCCGTCTCCACCGAACAGGGCATCCGCTCCCAACCCACCATAGATGGTATCTGCGTCAAGACCACCTCCTACTGTATCGCTTCCATCGCCACCATCCAGGAAGTTAAAGCCGAGAATATCCAAGATTAGATCGTTGCCAGCATTACCTGTGATGGTGTTACTGTCAATACCACCTTCTAGATAGTCATCACCCAAACCTCCATCAATTAAATCCAGGCCGGCGATGCCGAAGATTGTGTCGTTACCAGCACCACCGTTGAGGACTTCACTGCCATACCCTCCTACAACGGTGTCATCGCCACCGCCAGCATATACAAAGTTTATTGAAATATTAAAGGGGTCTAGGATGCTGTCATCGGTGTAGATCCGGTCATCGCCATCACCCGTATTGATGGTGTCAGAGCCATAGTAACCATAGATAATGTTGTTGCCTGCGTAGTCTACGATAACGTCATTTCCAAGTCCGCCTCTAACAAAGTCATTTCCAAAACCTCCATCTATGGTATTACTACCGCTGATGCCGAAGATTATGTCGTTCCCAGCACTACCGTTGAGAATGTCATTACCATACCCTCCTACAATAATGTCATTGCCGCCGCCAGCATCTACAAAGTTTGTCGCCACATCCAATGGGTCTAGGATGTCGCTACCGGTGTAGATAATGTCATCGCCATTGCCCGTATTGATGAAGTCAGAGCCATAGTAACCATAGATCTTGTTGTTGCCGGCGAAGTCGAAAATTACGTCATTTCCAAGTGCGCCGAAAATGAAGTCATTCCCGAAACCCCCATCTATTGTGTCATTACCGCCGATGCCATAGATTTCATCGTCGCCAGCACCACCGTTGAGGATTTCACTGCCAAACCCTCCTACAACAGTGTCATTGCCACCACCAGCATCTACAAAGTTTGTTGAAACACCAGAGGCGTCTAGGAATCCGTTCTCGGTGTAGATAATGTCATTGCCATTGCCCGTGTTGATGAAGTCAGCTCCCAATCCACCATAGATAAGATTGCTGCCCAAAGAGTCTGAAATAACATCGTCTCCACTATTGCCATCAATGATGTCGCTGCCATTCCCACCATTGAGATAATCATTTCCTGTACCGCCGAGTAAATAGTCGTCGCCTAGAGTTCCCACTAAAAAGACCATTGCAAATTACTCCTCAATTTTGAGTCAGGTTTAAATGTTGAGTGGTGTCGTTATTAGAGCAATGTCCAAGTCGAAAACTTCATGTTCATTGCGCTTAGTTGTCTGTATCTCTGGAGTTAGATCTGCTTATGCAGTTGTTGGCTGCAACAAGAGCGATCGCACCTCATAAAAATTTCGATTTTGTGTTAGGTATTCTGTCTGCCTATATCTCTGAAGTCAGTGTTCCTTATGCAGGTGCTGATCAAAAAAACCGCGATCGCATGACATAAACCTTCACTGTCCTAGCAAGTTCTCCGTCTGTGTATATCTCTACAGCCATTGCTACTTATGCAGTTGTTTGCTAAGAAAATGGCGCTCAATCACAATACACACTCAAAGTTTGAAAACTCCTTGGTAGATGTTGCTGTCTAGATGTATCTCTTGAGTTACTACCTCTTATGCAGTTAGTAAGGAAGACGAGTGAACACCACCTAGTTCTCTCGTTTAAATTCAAGCCTTTGTTTTAACTACTCCAACTTGATGGTTGCCAAAGACGCCAATGCCCTTGACGCTAACCCTCCTAGAATTCGGTTAGTCCACCACGCTTGATCGATGAAGGGTTTCACTCCAAATACTCGCTATTGGTATCAAGCCCCACCTCCTTGTCAACAACCGCTGTGCAGTTACACGGTTGCTGAGAATACACTTGCTGCTTGACTCACTTATCTAAGGAGCCGCTCAGCGATGGGGATTAGATAGGCAAATAGGGATAAGCATGATGGTAACATGTGTCAACAGCACTTCTGTAGCACTTCTGTTATTATTCTCCCACTTTTTCATCGTTTTCACTCAATTCGTTTAAGTTTATTTACCTAGTCCGACTCTTCCAGAACCATCGCCGATGAACATCGAACAGACCAAAACTCCTGAACTCAGGATTGTGGAGCCTAAAGTGTTGGCGGACAATTGCGGGAACCATTTTCGAGGTAGCCCTAGACATCCGCCAAATATTCCCGACTTTCAGTCCATGGGTAGTTTACACTGAACGGATGTGATTTACTTCTTGACCGTCAATTACTATTCAACTCGCCTGATTGCTCGATTAATCGACTCAATTCCAGCAACTCAAACCATTCCTCATCAAATTGTTGTTGTTAATAACTCCGCTAATGATCAGGAGCTTAAAGACCTTTACACCGAATCCCTGCAAATTTTAGACGCCCAAACCAATCTGGGCTTTGGCAAAGCCTGCAATCTGGGACTGAACTGGATCTACGAGCGAAATCCCAATGCTATTGTCTGGATGATCAATCCTGATACTTATCTGCCAGAAAACACTTTAAAAAAAGTTTCTCCTTTCTTTAACGCCCATCCAGAACTCTCGATTGTTGGTACCCTGATCTACACGCCTGCTGCTGAGCTCTGGTTCGCTGGAGGTCAATTTATCCCTAAGTTGGGTGCTATCCTCTCCACTGATCTACTTTCCTCTCATCCCGATACTGCCTATGTCTTTTGTGACTGGGTGAGTGGATGTAGTCTTTTAATTAATCTGCGTCACTTTCCGGAATGCCCTCAGTTTGATCCAGCTTATTTTCTCTACTACGAAGACTTTGACTTTTGTCGTCGCTACGCCATGCAGGGGCATCAGATTGCAGTTACCAGTCAGTTTGCTGTCGTTCACGAAGCCTCTGCAATCGCCAATCGAAATATGACTAAAAAATTAAAGCACAGCACCTATAGCTATTTGCTCACGCTAGAACGATATACCAACAAAGCCATTTTTATCCTGCGTTTTCTCCGACTCACCCTTTACAGCTTTATCCTGCTATTGCTAAAACCTCAAACCGCTCTTGGTAAACTGGCTGGCATATCCAGCTATTTATTTGAAAAGTTTAGTAATGATCAATGATGAATGACCAATGACCGATGATCAAACTTTAGTTAATCTATCTGTTCTATTTTCCAAACCCACTGGTATCAGCACCTATGCCATCAATCTGTTGCCTCATTTACAACAGCTAAATCCTACACTACTAATTTCGCCAACTGTCTCAACTTGGATGCCTCTAAGTGACTATACCTGCTACTCAATTCCTGGCAACTTAACACCAGAACAAGGAACAAAAGGCCACTTTCGCCGCCTCTTATGGACTCAGCTACAGTTGCCGCGAATTTATAACACGTTACGCTCGCGTCTTCTCTTTTCCCCCATCCCCGAAGCCCCACTCTACACTAACTGCCGTTACGTGGTGATGGTTCACGACTTGATTCCCCTGCGATTTCCCCGACGCTTCTCACCCCTAACACCCTACTTCCGCTATTACATTCCCCAAGTTCTTGCCCAAGCTCAACATATTATCTGCAACTCCACTGCTACAGCTAGAGATATTACCGACTTTTTCCATATCCCCTCTGCAAAAATCACACCCATTCCCCTGGCTTACGACGCCAACCATTTTCGCTGTTTGGAGCGACTCAGTGAAGTAACTTCTCCTTTACCCCCTCAACCCCCCTTCCTAACAGGGGAGTACAAGGAAAAGCGTTTATCCTTGGATTCTTCCAATGAGCCGAGGGAGGGAGAAGCTTCAAGGAATCGCCCTTACTTTCTCTACATCGGTCGGCACGACCCTTATAAGAATTTACATCGATTGATAGATGCCTTTGCAGCCCTTCCTAATTGCCATGACTATGAACTTTGGCTTGTAGGCTCAACGGATCAACGCTACACGCCCAAACTTGGAGATCAAGCCGACCAACTCGGTTTAACCCATCAGGTGAAATTCCTGGACTACCTTCCTTACAACCAACTACCAACCATCATCAACCAAGCGATCGCACTTGTCTTCCCCACTCTCTGGGAAGGCTTTGGACTCCCTGTTCTAGAAGCCATGGCTTGCGGCACCCCTGTTATTACCTCTAACCTCTCCTCCCTACCCGAAGTGGCGGGTAATGCAGCCCTCGTCATCAATCCCTACAACGCGGGTGAAATCACTGAAGCCATGCAAGCCATAGCAACGGATTCAGAATTGCGATCGCGCCTACGTGCCCTGAGTCTCAACCGCGCCAGCCAATTTAGCTGGGCAAAAACAGGACAAGCCACTGTCGAAGTTCTTCAACGCTACCTATAACAAATAGAAATATAGAAAATTCTTTCTAAAAATTCTTAAGATGAGTCAGAATACCAGTTGCCAGTGATTGGTGATCTCTGACTAAGATGAGAGGAAATCAAAAATCCGCTGATTACTAACAGAAAATCCAGCAGAAAACCGTGCCCAAAAAAGCTTTAATCACCGGATTAACAGGTCAAGACGGTTCCTACCTAGCCGAACTCCTCCTATCCAAAGGTTACCAAGTCTATGGATTAGTCCGCCGTTCCAGTTCCGGCAACATCAGCCGCATCAGTCACCTATCGGGCAACGTCCAAATTCTCTCGGGCGATCTTCTCGATCAATGTTCCCTCATGGACGCGATCGCCGCCTCCCAACCCGACGAAATCTATAACCTCGCCTCCCAAAGCTACGTTCCCCTTTCCTGGACACAACCCTCCCTCACCGCCGAATACACCGCCCTCGGAGTCTCCCGTTTGCTAGAGTCCATCCGCCGCTGCAAAAGTGACGCCAAATTTTACCAAGCCTCCAGTAGTGAAGTCTTCGGTCAGCCCGATGAATCCCCTCAAACTGAACGCACCGCCTTTCGTCCCCGCAACCCCTACGGCGTTGCTAAAGCCTACGCCCACTGGATGACCATTAACTATCGGCAACAGTACAATCTTTACGCCTGCTGCGGCATCACCTACACCCACGAATCTCCCCGACGCGGTGCAGAATTCGTCTTTCGCAAAATCACTCGCGCTGCTGCCATGATCAAACTCGGTCTTGCCCAAGAATTAAAACTGGGTAACCTGGATGCACGTCGCGACTGGTGCTATGCCCAGGATGCTGTTTATGCCATGTGGATGATGTTGCAACACGAGCAACCCGATGACTACATCATTGCTAGCGGTGAAACCCACTCCGTCAGAGAGTTAGTCGAGTGTGCTTTTAACTGTGTTGGTCTAAACTGGCAAGATTATGTTTCCGTAGACCCAGCCTTTTACCGACCGGATGAACCCGTACAGTTAGTCGGCTGCATCGATAAAATCCAAACTCAGCTAGGCTGGAAGCCCCATTCCACCTTTAACCGTCTGGTTGAACTCATGGTCGATTATGACCTGAAAGAACTCAGTAACAGCAAAGCTTAAGTTTTGTTTTCTAAGCTGATGACTATCCACAGAGGATAAGTTCTTATTTCCTGAGTGCGGCTCACAACCTTAGGGTGATCTATGTAGTTTCTTTCTAAAGTGATAGCCACCCTACACTAGGTATATGATAATTTTGTGAAAATTTGCCCAATCCTGAGGGTGTGACCAGCCTGTCAGGCAGACACAACTGTAACGGGAGGTATATTCCAAACTTCAACATGGATTCGAGTGTTCGCAACCAACTCAAATATAAGATAGGTTAGTTTCCTGCAAAAATTTTGCCAGGTTGGTGAGATTTGGCATAACGATAGAGAACATAAAAGACAACCTTCTCCAAAACCAACTACTTTTATTAGCTCACGCGAACTAGCATTTTATTGAGACATAGACCGATGTATAAATGGGGGGATTTACGCTTAGAGCCAGAAGCTTGTGAAGTCAGCTACCAAGGACAAACCCTGCGATTGTATCCCAAAGAGTATGAACTTTTGAAGCTATTCTTTGATTACCCGAAACGGGTATTAAGTCCATCTTTTATCATTGATCGTCTTTGGTCTTTTGATACAATTCCCAGCGAAAGTGCCGTAAGAACTCATATTAAAGGACTGCGACGTAAACTCAAAGATGCAGGGGCAGAAGATGTCATTCAGACCGTTCATAGTTTGGGTTATCGTTTGAAGCCGCTGCCGAAAGAGACCCAGAAATCGGATTCTTCATTGAGTCCCATGTTGATAAAGCTATTAGCATTACATGAAATTGAACATATTATCGTTGATAAGAATTTTATTATTTTGGAGGCTTCTCCAGATGTAAAAAAATTCTCTGATTATCCGTGGGATGTGGAAATTGGTCGAGAAGTAACTTTAGCATTTCCTGAATTAATTGGGCTTGAATCTACTCTATTGGAAATTTTAGAAAACCAAAAACCCAGCTTTGATATTAAAGGAATTGCTCGGTCAAAAAATTCTCTAAGACCAGACTACATCAATATTTATGCCATGAGCGAACCCACAGAAAACCAATCCAACCAAAGATTACTTCTTTTGTTTGAAGACTCTTCGGAAAAAATGATTTGGAAACAGCAGGTTGTTCAACAAGAAAACGAATCTTATTTACTGATTGGAGAACCCTTTAAAAATTAAACTGCATTCATCCCTCATCCCTAAGTGGAGCAGCAGCTAATCGCATAGGAGAACGAATTCCAGAAGTGGGGCTGTTGACTTTCCATCCTTTATTCGGTCTTCTCGCCCCTGAAGCGATAAAGTTTGCGGCAACGGCTAGCTACAATGAGAGCGTACCGACACAAAACTTGTGTCTGGTTTTTTGTTCTGCTTGCTCAAGGAATGCGGTTATGGCTCTGCCAATTGTTGCTGTGATAGGACGCCCGAATGTGGGCAAATCAACCCTGGTCAATCGTTTGGCAGGCGTAACCGATGCGATTGTCCATGATGAACCTGGGGTAACGCGCGATCGCACGTATCGCCCCGGCTTCTGGCAAGATCGCGAGTTCCTGGTTGTCGATACAGGTGGCTTAGTCTTTGATGATGACACCGAATTCTTGCCCCTGATCCGAGAACAGGCCATGGCGGCGCTGGCTGAATCGAGTGCAGCCATATTCGTCGTGGATGGTCAGGAGGGGCCGACACCGGCAGATGAAACGATCGCGGAATGGTTACGCCAACAATCCGTGCCTTTTTTCCTTGCCGTGAACAAATGCGAATCGCCACAGCAGGGCATTATCCAATCCTCTCAGTTTTGGGAATTAGGATTAGGCGAACCGTTCCCTGTCTCCGGGATTCATGGCAATGGTCTTGGAGAACTGCTCGATGAGCTAATTACTCACCTGGAACCGGTAGAAATCCCGTCAGAAACCTCTGAGATTAAAGTTGCCATTGTTGGACGCCCCAATGTAGGCAAGTCCAGCTTATTGAACGCCTTTACTGGGGAAAATCGTGCGATCGTTAGTCCTATTTCTGGCACTACCCGCGATGCGATTGATATGGTCGTAGAACGACCGGGTAAGGCAGAAAAGGAGGGTGAAAGCAAAACCTATCGCCTGATTGATACGGCGGGAATTCGTAAGAAGAAGAATGTGGATTACGGCCCGGAATTCTTTGGTATTAATCGGGCGTTTAAAGCGATTCGCCGCTCCGATGTGGTGTTAATGGTCATTGACGCCCTGGATGGAGTAACCGAGCAAGACCAAAAACTAGCAGGGCGAATTGCCGAAGAAGGACGTGCGGCTGTGATTGTGGTGAACAAATGGGATGCCGTTGAAAAAGATTCCCACACGATCTATGAACAGGAAAAACTGGTTAAAGACCGCCTGAGTTTTGTCGATTGGGCCGAGATCATTTTTGTCAGTGCTCAGACCGGACAACGGGTGGAAAAGATTTTGGATTTAGTCGATACCGCCGCTGAGGGACATCGTCGTCGTGTGACCACTTCGGTAATTAACGAAGTGCTAGAAGAAGCCGTAAGCTGGCACTCTCCCCCCACCTCTCGCCAAGGGCGGCAGGGCAAAATTTACTATGGTACTCAGGTCGCCAGTCAGCCACCCACGATTGCTCTGTTTGTCAACGAGCCTAAGCGCTTTAACGATAACTACCGCCGCTATATCGAGCGTCAGTTTCGTCAACATTTGGGCTTTACTGGGACACCAATCCGCTTGCTGTGGCGGGGTAAGAAAGCCCGTGAGGTTGGGAACAATATCCAGAGCAATGCCAACCGAGCCACACGGGTATAGAGACA of the Allocoleopsis franciscana PCC 7113 genome contains:
- a CDS encoding winged helix-turn-helix domain-containing protein, which translates into the protein MYKWGDLRLEPEACEVSYQGQTLRLYPKEYELLKLFFDYPKRVLSPSFIIDRLWSFDTIPSESAVRTHIKGLRRKLKDAGAEDVIQTVHSLGYRLKPLPKETQKSDSSLSPMLIKLLALHEIEHIIVDKNFIILEASPDVKKFSDYPWDVEIGREVTLAFPELIGLESTLLEILENQKPSFDIKGIARSKNSLRPDYINIYAMSEPTENQSNQRLLLLFEDSSEKMIWKQQVVQQENESYLLIGEPFKN
- the der gene encoding ribosome biogenesis GTPase Der, which encodes MALPIVAVIGRPNVGKSTLVNRLAGVTDAIVHDEPGVTRDRTYRPGFWQDREFLVVDTGGLVFDDDTEFLPLIREQAMAALAESSAAIFVVDGQEGPTPADETIAEWLRQQSVPFFLAVNKCESPQQGIIQSSQFWELGLGEPFPVSGIHGNGLGELLDELITHLEPVEIPSETSEIKVAIVGRPNVGKSSLLNAFTGENRAIVSPISGTTRDAIDMVVERPGKAEKEGESKTYRLIDTAGIRKKKNVDYGPEFFGINRAFKAIRRSDVVLMVIDALDGVTEQDQKLAGRIAEEGRAAVIVVNKWDAVEKDSHTIYEQEKLVKDRLSFVDWAEIIFVSAQTGQRVEKILDLVDTAAEGHRRRVTTSVINEVLEEAVSWHSPPTSRQGRQGKIYYGTQVASQPPTIALFVNEPKRFNDNYRRYIERQFRQHLGFTGTPIRLLWRGKKAREVGNNIQSNANRATRV
- a CDS encoding GDP-mannose 4,6-dehydratase; translation: MPKKALITGLTGQDGSYLAELLLSKGYQVYGLVRRSSSGNISRISHLSGNVQILSGDLLDQCSLMDAIAASQPDEIYNLASQSYVPLSWTQPSLTAEYTALGVSRLLESIRRCKSDAKFYQASSSEVFGQPDESPQTERTAFRPRNPYGVAKAYAHWMTINYRQQYNLYACCGITYTHESPRRGAEFVFRKITRAAAMIKLGLAQELKLGNLDARRDWCYAQDAVYAMWMMLQHEQPDDYIIASGETHSVRELVECAFNCVGLNWQDYVSVDPAFYRPDEPVQLVGCIDKIQTQLGWKPHSTFNRLVELMVDYDLKELSNSKA